One stretch of Roseovarius mucosus DNA includes these proteins:
- a CDS encoding D-alanyl-D-alanine carboxypeptidase family protein → MRLIRHIAAATLCLGVALPAQAFETSAKAAYVMDVTTGTVLLDKNADTPMPPASMSKLMTLYVAFEAVRSGRLTLDERLPVSQHAMSYGGSTMFLDTTDRVRVEDLLRGIIVLSGNDACAVIAEALSPDGTEAGFARFMTQRAQQMGMTNSIFRNASGWPAEGHVMSMRDLALLARHIIEDFPEFYPMFAETEFRFDGRAPSNISNRNPLLGLGIGADGLKTGHTEQAGFGLTGSAKQGERRVVFVISGLATAQDRARESESIVNWAFRQFAEKSVLTAGEEVARAAVWMGEATSVGLTVAEDVSTLLPVLDGGELKGEVVYTGPVRAPVAKGDVLAELVFAPEGLPSTRVPLVAAEDVAQGGFMTRIRTVSGVLLARLQQGPEGAL, encoded by the coding sequence ATGCGCCTTATCCGCCATATTGCTGCTGCAACGCTTTGTCTTGGGGTGGCGCTGCCTGCGCAGGCCTTTGAAACCAGCGCCAAGGCGGCTTATGTCATGGATGTGACCACCGGGACGGTTCTGCTCGACAAGAACGCCGACACACCCATGCCGCCCGCGTCAATGTCCAAGCTGATGACGCTCTACGTGGCTTTTGAGGCTGTGCGCAGTGGGCGACTGACGCTGGACGAGCGCCTGCCTGTATCCCAGCACGCTATGAGCTATGGTGGCTCGACAATGTTTCTTGACACCACCGACCGAGTCCGGGTCGAGGACCTGTTGCGCGGTATTATCGTGCTCTCCGGCAATGATGCCTGCGCGGTGATCGCCGAGGCCCTCAGCCCAGATGGGACCGAGGCCGGGTTTGCCCGCTTTATGACGCAGCGCGCGCAGCAAATGGGCATGACCAACTCCATTTTCCGCAATGCCAGCGGTTGGCCCGCCGAGGGGCATGTCATGAGCATGCGTGATCTGGCGCTTTTGGCGCGCCACATTATTGAGGATTTCCCAGAATTCTATCCGATGTTCGCCGAAACCGAGTTTCGCTTTGACGGTCGCGCACCGAGCAATATCAGCAACCGCAACCCGCTCTTGGGGCTGGGGATTGGGGCTGATGGTCTTAAGACTGGGCATACAGAACAGGCGGGATTTGGCCTGACCGGATCGGCCAAGCAGGGTGAACGGCGGGTGGTTTTCGTGATCTCGGGGCTGGCGACAGCGCAGGACCGGGCGCGCGAATCCGAGTCGATCGTAAACTGGGCCTTTCGGCAATTTGCAGAGAAATCCGTGCTCACGGCTGGCGAGGAGGTTGCGCGCGCTGCGGTTTGGATGGGCGAGGCCACCAGCGTGGGTCTGACCGTGGCCGAGGATGTCTCGACCCTGCTTCCGGTGCTTGATGGCGGTGAGCTAAAGGGCGAGGTGGTGTATACCGGCCCGGTGCGCGCGCCGGTGGCCAAAGGCGATGTGCTGGCCGAATTGGTCTTTGCGCCCGAGGGGCTGCCGTCCACGCGCGTGCCTTTGGTGGCTGCCGAGGATGTGGCGCAGGGTGGGTTCATGACCCGGATACGCACTGTTTCAGGCGTGCTTTTGGCGCGCTTGCAGCAGGGCCCCGAGGGGGCGCTTTGA
- a CDS encoding TatD family hydrolase: MSTDIRITDSHCHLDFPDFDEERDQVISRAVAAGVHRMVTICTRLDQEPRVRAIAEAHAPVFYAAGIHPMRAAESPLVNVDDLVKLAEHPKFVGIGETGLDYYYTAESAEVQKQSLRVHIEAARRTGLPLIIHARSADQDMARILAEEYRNGGYTCVMHCFSSSAELARAALDLGFYLSMSGIAAFPKSQDLRDIFASAPVERILLETDAPYLAPPPHRGRRNEPAYTPHTGQKAAEVFGMGWAEFAAQTEANFGRLFTKAVL, translated from the coding sequence ATGAGCACCGACATTCGCATCACTGACAGCCACTGCCACCTCGACTTCCCTGATTTCGACGAGGAGCGGGATCAGGTCATTTCCCGCGCTGTGGCTGCGGGTGTGCATCGCATGGTAACGATCTGCACCCGTCTGGACCAAGAGCCGCGCGTGCGCGCAATTGCCGAGGCGCATGCGCCGGTGTTTTATGCGGCGGGTATTCACCCGATGCGCGCGGCCGAGAGCCCCTTGGTGAACGTCGATGATTTGGTAAAATTGGCGGAACATCCCAAGTTTGTGGGCATCGGCGAAACGGGGCTCGACTATTACTACACTGCCGAGAGTGCCGAGGTGCAAAAACAAAGCCTGCGGGTGCATATCGAGGCCGCACGGCGCACGGGACTGCCGCTGATCATTCATGCGCGCAGCGCGGATCAAGACATGGCGCGCATTCTGGCCGAGGAATATCGCAACGGCGGGTATACCTGCGTCATGCATTGCTTTTCTTCCAGCGCTGAATTGGCGCGCGCTGCGCTTGATCTGGGGTTCTACCTGTCGATGTCAGGCATTGCGGCGTTCCCCAAAAGCCAAGACTTGCGCGATATCTTTGCAAGTGCACCAGTAGAGAGAATCCTGTTGGAAACCGACGCGCCCTATCTGGCACCGCCCCCCCATCGTGGCCGCCGCAATGAGCCCGCCTATACGCCTCACACCGGACAAAAGGCTGCCGAAGTGTTCGGCATGGGCTGGGCCGAATTTGCCGCGCAGACCGAGGCCAATTTTGGGCGACTTTTTACCAAGGCGGTGCTGTG
- a CDS encoding DNA polymerase III subunit delta', whose translation MNDDGLLPEPDRVEGAPHPRETVQLFGQSAAEAEFLEAFNTGRLHHGWLITGPRGVGKATLAWRIARFLLATPLVQDEGLFGAPPPPVTLDVAPDHPVARRLLALSDPGLFLLRRGPTDKGDRLAAEIRVSEVRKLGNFFALSAADGGRRVVIVDAADDLNTQAANAILKMLEEPPARTVLLLISHQPSGLLPTIRSRCRTLRLAPLGPQEMAQALEQAGIAPEGDPAALAELSGGSVGAAVRLLNLGGLKLYAELVGLMESLPRLDRPRALRLAEAAATRGAEDRLDLLFSLTDLLLARLARTGATGQPPSAEAAAGEAAMLARLAPDAYQGRAWADCAETIGARARHGRAVNLDPASLVLDTVFRIQQTAGA comes from the coding sequence ATGAACGACGATGGCCTGCTGCCTGAACCTGACCGCGTCGAGGGCGCGCCGCATCCACGCGAGACGGTGCAACTGTTTGGTCAAAGTGCGGCGGAGGCCGAATTTCTCGAGGCCTTCAACACAGGACGGCTGCATCACGGCTGGCTGATCACCGGGCCGCGTGGTGTAGGCAAGGCCACACTGGCGTGGCGCATTGCACGGTTCTTGCTGGCAACCCCGCTGGTGCAGGACGAGGGGCTTTTTGGCGCGCCGCCGCCGCCCGTGACGCTGGATGTCGCGCCGGATCATCCGGTAGCGCGGCGCTTGCTGGCTTTGTCCGATCCGGGGCTATTTCTGCTGCGGCGCGGCCCCACCGACAAGGGCGATCGGCTGGCCGCCGAAATTCGCGTCTCCGAGGTGCGCAAGTTGGGCAATTTCTTTGCCCTCTCTGCCGCAGATGGCGGGCGGCGGGTTGTGATTGTCGATGCGGCGGATGATCTTAACACCCAAGCGGCCAACGCCATCCTCAAGATGCTGGAAGAGCCGCCTGCGCGCACGGTCCTGTTGCTCATATCGCATCAACCCTCTGGTCTTTTGCCCACCATCCGCTCGCGCTGTCGCACATTGCGGTTGGCCCCTCTGGGACCGCAAGAGATGGCGCAGGCGCTGGAGCAGGCAGGAATAGCGCCCGAGGGCGATCCAGCGGCCTTGGCGGAGCTTTCAGGCGGCTCGGTTGGGGCGGCGGTGCGGCTGCTCAATCTGGGCGGGCTCAAACTCTACGCAGAGCTGGTGGGCCTGATGGAAAGCCTGCCGCGCCTTGATCGCCCCCGCGCCCTGCGGCTGGCCGAAGCGGCGGCGACGCGCGGGGCCGAAGACCGGCTGGATCTGCTGTTTTCTCTCACCGATCTTTTGCTGGCGCGCTTGGCGCGGACAGGCGCCACAGGCCAGCCCCCCTCCGCCGAGGCCGCAGCGGGCGAGGCCGCGATGCTGGCACGGCTGGCACCTGATGCCTATCAGGGTCGGGCATGGGCCGACTGTGCCGAAACCATCGGCGCACGGGCCCGGCATGGGCGGGCGGTCAACCTTGACCCTGCCAGCCTGGTCCTAGATACGGTGTTCAGGATTCAGCAAACCGCCGGGGCCTAA
- a CDS encoding sulfotransferase, translating into MNNKLFSNLFLSIGAMKAGTTWLYAVLERHPELHFTPEKELHYFYHRYVDNSYLNEKRRLKDAKDRYLFRYDPEKANIDRIRANLHWVSNYLNSPLDDFWYRNLFQLRDHQVWACDFSNLHAFVPEAAWPRISADCERLRVLYTMRHPLKRLWSHTKFHLQLTGKLHLLDEWTAGDYETFVRLPHIWDNAEYGAVLRRMKSGLKEQERMVMFYEDLHADQRGTLARIEEFLGVAPFQYPQPLLNRRFTESASRPMPDFFAKLFAQDIERITHEVETEGFVVPKEWQSH; encoded by the coding sequence ATGAATAACAAGTTGTTTTCAAACCTTTTCCTGAGCATCGGTGCGATGAAAGCGGGCACAACATGGCTCTATGCAGTCTTGGAGCGTCACCCAGAGCTTCATTTCACGCCCGAAAAGGAACTGCATTATTTTTATCATAGGTATGTGGACAACAGTTACCTGAACGAAAAGCGACGGCTCAAGGACGCCAAGGATCGCTACCTGTTCCGCTATGATCCAGAAAAGGCGAATATCGACCGCATCCGCGCGAATTTGCATTGGGTGTCGAACTATCTGAACAGCCCTTTGGATGATTTCTGGTATCGCAATCTGTTCCAGTTACGGGATCATCAGGTCTGGGCCTGTGATTTCTCTAATCTTCATGCCTTTGTGCCCGAGGCGGCATGGCCTAGGATTTCCGCCGACTGCGAACGGCTGCGCGTTCTTTATACGATGCGGCATCCGCTCAAGCGGCTGTGGAGCCACACCAAGTTTCATCTTCAACTGACCGGCAAACTGCACCTCCTTGATGAGTGGACCGCCGGCGATTACGAGACCTTCGTGCGTTTACCGCATATATGGGACAACGCGGAGTACGGGGCGGTTCTACGGCGCATGAAATCTGGCCTCAAAGAGCAGGAACGCATGGTAATGTTCTATGAAGATCTTCATGCCGACCAGCGCGGTACTCTGGCGCGCATCGAAGAGTTTCTTGGTGTGGCGCCCTTTCAGTATCCGCAACCCCTGCTGAACCGCCGGTTCACTGAAAGTGCTTCGCGCCCTATGCCCGATTTCTTTGCCAAGCTCTTCGCGCAGGACATAGAGCGCATTACACATGAAGTCGAAACAGAGGGTTTTGTCGTGCCAAAAGAGTGGCAGTCGCACTGA
- a CDS encoding SPOR domain-containing protein produces MRIAEQGKGGQVRLSRLVLVGAAMMLLAGCEEGAPSWLKPDSAAQSSTGGATPARQSVKLVERDVEAPDVFQVTDMGLWDGRPSLGGVWVAHPDVKEPERVIIRSTADSKFVIGALFRRARDIPGPALQVSSDAAAALGMLAGAPVQLNVTALRREEAKEETPEPESAPDAAEVLAAPSEIEATALDPVAGAAAAIDAAEASAETPATATQPTVAAAPIPAPAATPTPPRASGLDKPFIQIGIFSVEENARNTATAMRQAGMVPTVLEQNSQGKAFWRVIVGPATSSSERAALLKKIQGIGFEDAYAVTN; encoded by the coding sequence ATGAGAATTGCGGAACAGGGCAAGGGCGGACAGGTGCGGCTATCGCGGCTCGTCCTCGTCGGTGCGGCGATGATGCTGCTGGCTGGATGCGAAGAGGGCGCGCCCTCATGGCTCAAGCCCGACAGCGCCGCGCAATCCTCGACGGGGGGCGCGACGCCTGCACGTCAGTCGGTCAAGCTGGTGGAGCGTGATGTCGAGGCCCCGGATGTCTTTCAGGTGACAGATATGGGCCTTTGGGACGGGCGGCCATCGCTCGGCGGGGTTTGGGTGGCACATCCTGACGTCAAAGAACCGGAGCGGGTCATCATCCGCAGCACGGCGGATTCGAAATTCGTGATCGGCGCGCTGTTCCGGCGCGCGCGAGATATTCCCGGACCGGCGTTACAGGTGTCTTCGGATGCCGCAGCCGCACTTGGTATGCTGGCGGGGGCGCCGGTACAGCTCAATGTAACCGCGCTTCGCCGGGAAGAGGCCAAAGAAGAAACACCCGAGCCCGAGAGCGCGCCGGATGCGGCAGAGGTCCTTGCAGCACCGTCCGAGATCGAAGCGACGGCGCTTGATCCCGTCGCCGGGGCGGCGGCGGCAATTGATGCGGCCGAGGCTTCTGCGGAAACGCCAGCGACTGCAACGCAGCCAACCGTTGCTGCGGCGCCAATCCCTGCTCCTGCGGCCACTCCCACTCCCCCTCGCGCCTCTGGGCTTGATAAGCCCTTTATCCAGATCGGGATTTTCAGCGTTGAAGAAAACGCTCGAAATACTGCGACGGCGATGCGGCAGGCCGGGATGGTGCCGACGGTGCTAGAGCAAAACAGCCAAGGCAAAGCATTCTGGCGCGTGATCGTGGGGCCTGCGACCAGTTCCTCAGAGCGGGCAGCCTTGCTCAAAAAGATCCAAGGCATCGGTTTTGAAGACGCCTATGCCGTCACCAACTGA
- the tmk gene encoding dTMP kinase — protein MSGQGLFLSFEGIDGSGKSTQARRLAETLRAKGRDVVLTREPGGSPGAEEIRRLVLEGDKDRWSAETEILLFTAARRDHLERVIAPALARGAVVICDRFADSTRMYQGLGRADLRGIVDQLHTLMIGREPDLTVLIDIDPGVGLGRALSRGGDEARFESFGEGMQARMRTGFLALSQEFPARFTVIDGARDMDAVAEDVARVVQAHLP, from the coding sequence TTGAGCGGGCAGGGGCTGTTCCTCAGCTTTGAGGGGATTGACGGGTCAGGCAAATCCACACAGGCGCGACGGCTGGCAGAGACGCTGCGCGCCAAGGGCCGCGATGTGGTCTTGACGCGCGAGCCGGGGGGCAGTCCGGGGGCTGAGGAAATTCGGCGTCTGGTGCTCGAAGGCGACAAGGACCGCTGGTCCGCCGAAACCGAAATTCTGCTTTTCACCGCCGCGCGGCGCGATCATCTGGAGCGGGTGATCGCCCCCGCTCTGGCCCGTGGTGCGGTGGTGATCTGCGACCGCTTTGCCGACAGCACGCGCATGTATCAGGGTCTTGGCCGCGCTGATTTGCGCGGGATTGTCGATCAGTTACATACGCTGATGATCGGGCGAGAGCCGGATTTGACCGTGCTGATTGATATTGATCCCGGTGTGGGCCTTGGGCGGGCGCTGTCGCGCGGGGGCGACGAGGCGCGGTTTGAATCCTTTGGCGAGGGGATGCAGGCGCGGATGCGCACCGGGTTTTTGGCCCTGTCGCAGGAATTCCCAGCACGTTTTACGGTGATCGACGGCGCGCGAGACATGGACGCCGTGGCCGAGGACGTCGCCCGTGTGGTGCAGGCGCACCTGCCATGA